The proteins below come from a single Malus domestica chromosome 03, GDT2T_hap1 genomic window:
- the LOC114823919 gene encoding uncharacterized protein — MAASSLGQGETAMEDVGQSSRQDDQITGEGQGEIAIAMEDVSQSSRQDDQITGEGAHENTAGDTRMDPILYRYATMSNSGVIYLCQEFIRDMRTRYFAGATGIPHQIELLVRSSENKVSIRGNTMLHLAANTGHVQLIELITRTFPGLVRKRNHDGELPLHVAASAGHLSAVRKLVACTEGDTAQGNTFNEEDERGNTALHVAVENNHQDVAMFLVGEDGSGSTLHSTNESGKTPLCMAAETANLELVKAMVDKTPNSTTDANSGNFWQGSNGNSILRSAIIWRKQAKGGLKKYDAVFVLVMLMLWYINIPLFVLLAVVWAWVTSIAKGGLKKYDAVFVLVMLMLWNFNIPLFFVLAGVVCLIEVSQWWLPRTNRKKYTNIPLSLLFSIAVFALVMSILINLINPLFVMAGVVCWIFFKSIVSQWWLPRANRKKYTNLLETILSKMDSADLINSMDQGWMSPLTVAAYMDNFVAVRILLHKFTGLAYKGDENQLLPIHVASKKGHCRVVEEFLDYCPDLRDQVTMKAGIFFILRPRMEELMLSDILLESAIFKCLASKEIKVEIPLYI; from the exons ATGGCTGCTTCAAGTTTAGGACAAGGTGAAACAGCAATGGAGGATGTTGGCCAGAGTTCAAGACAAGATGATCAGATAACTGGCGAGGGACAAGGTGAAATAGCAATAGCAATGGAGGATGTTAGCCAGAGTTCAAGACAAGATGATCAAATAACTGGCGAGGGTGCTCATGAGAACACTGCAGGAGACACGCGCATGGATCCTATACTATACAGGTATGCAACGATGTCTAATTCAGGAGTAATATACCTCTGTCAAGAGTTTATACGGGATATGCGCACAAGGTATTTTGCCGGAGCCACAGGTATTCCTCATCAAATAGAATTGCTGGTCCGAAGTAGTGAAAACAAAGTAAGCATCCGTGGGAACACGATGCTTCACCTTGCTGCAAATACAGGCCACGTGCAGCTTATTGAACTAATTACCCGAACTTTTCCGGGGCTTGTCCGCAAAAGAAATCATGATGGAGAACTTCCGCTTCACGTAGCTGCATCCGCTGGCCATCTATCCGCAGTTCGTAAATTGGTAGCATGCACAGAGGGAG ACACGGCTCAAGGTAATACGTTTAATGAAGAGGACGAGAGAGGGAACACTGCGTTGCATGTCGCTGTGGAAAATAATCACCAAGATGTGGCTATGTTTTTGGTCGGCGAAGATGGATCTGGATCCACGTTGCATTCCACAAATGAATCCGGAAAGACTCCCTTGTGCATGGCTGCTGAAACTGCCAATCTTGAACTTGTTAAAGCAATGGTAGACAAGACGCCAAATAGCACAACAGACGCTAATTCTGGTAATTTTTGGCAAGGATCGAACGGCAACTCAATTCTTCGTAGTGCGATCATATGGAGGAAACAAG CAAAAGGTGGCCTCAAGAAATATGATGCAGTGTTCGTGTTGGTCATGCTCATGTTATGGTATATCAACATTCCACTCTTTGTTTTGCTGGCGGTTGTTTGGGCATGGGTTACAAGTATAGCAAAAGGTGGCCTCAAGAAATATGATGCAGTGTTCGTGTTGGTCATGCTCATGTTATGGAATTTCAACATTCCACTTTTTTTTGTGCTGGCGGGGGTTGTATGCTTGATTGAAGTTTCTCAATGGTGGCTGCCCAGAACCAACAGAAAGAAGTATACAAATATACCTCTGTCATTGCTATTTTCTATAGCAGTGTTCGCGTTGGTCATGTCCATATTAATCAATCTCATCAATCCACTCTTTGTGATGGCGGGGGTTGTATGCTGGATATTTTTTAAGAGTATAGTTTCTCAATGGTGGCTGCCCAGAGCCAACAGAAAGAAGTATACAA ATCTCCTAGAGACGATATTGAGCAAAATGGATTCAGCTGATCTCATCAATTCAATGGACCAAGGGTGGATGTCTCCTCTTACAGTTGCGGCTTATATGGATAACTTTGTGGCGGTACGCATATTGTTGCACAAATTTACTGGATTGGCATACAAAGGTGACGAAAATCAGTTGCTTCCTATACATGTGGCGTCCAAAAAAGGCCATTGCAGGGTTGTTGAAGAGTTTCTCGATTATTGCCCCGACTTGAGGGATCAAGTGACCATGAAGGCCGGAATATTCTTCATCTTGCGGCCGCGCATGGAAGAGTTGATGTTGTCCGATATATTATTGGAAAGCGCGATCTTCAAGTGCTTAGCAAGCAAAGAGATCAAAGTGGAAATACCCCTCTACATATAG